In Opisthocomus hoazin isolate bOpiHoa1 chromosome 14, bOpiHoa1.hap1, whole genome shotgun sequence, the following proteins share a genomic window:
- the SLC25A5 gene encoding ADP/ATP translocase 2 produces MTDAAVSFAKDFLAGGVAAAISKTAVAPIERVKLLLQVQHASKQIAADKQYKGIIDCVVRIPREQGVLSFWRGNLANVIRYFPTQALNFAFKDKYKQIFLGGVDKRTQFWRYFAGNLASGGAAGATSLCFVYPLDFARTRLAADVGKAGADREFSGLGDCLLKIFRSDGLRGLYQGFNVSVQGIIIYRAAYFGIYDTAKGMLPDPKNTHIVVSWMIAQTVTAVAGLTSYPFDTVRRRMMMQSGRKGTDIMYTGTIDCWRKIARDEGSKAFFKGAWSNVLRGMGGAFVLVLYDEIKKYT; encoded by the exons atgaCCGATGCGGCCGTGTCCTTCGCCAAGGATTTCCTCGCCGGCGGCGTGGCGGCCGCCATCTCCAAGACCGCCGTGGCCCCCATCGAGAGGGtcaagctgctgctgcag GTGCAGCACGCCAGCAAGCAGATCGCCGCCGACAAGCAGTACAAGGGCATCATCGACTGCGTGGTGCGCATCCCCCGGGAGCAGGGCGTCCTCTCCTTCTGGCGCGGCAACCTGGCCAATGTGATCCGCTACTTCCCCACCCAGGCCCTCAACTTCGCCTTCAAGGATAAGTACAAGCAGATCTTCCTGGGCGGCGTGGACAAGCGCACCCAGTTCTGGCGGTACTTCGCCGGTAACCTGGCGTCCGGGGGTGCCGCCGGCGCTACCTCCCTCTGCTTCGTCTACCCCCTTGACTTCGCCCGAACCCGCCTGGCTGCGGACGTGGGCAAAGCCGGGGCCGACCGCGAGTTCAGCGGGCTCGGCGACTGCCTGCTCAAAATCTTCCGCTCGGACGGCCTCAGGGGCCTGTACCAGGGCTTCAATGTCTCTGTCCAGGGCATCATCATCTACAGAGCCGCCTATTTTGGCATCTACGACACTGCGAAGG GCATGCTGCCGGACCCGAAGAACACCCACATCGTTGTCAGCTGGATGATCGCTCAGACCGTCACCGCTGTCGCCGGTTTGACCTCCTACCCTTTCGATACGGTTCGTCGTCGCATGATGATGCAGTCTGGCCGTAAAGGAA CTGACATCATGTACACCGGCACTATTGACTGCTGGCGGAAGATTGCCCGGGACGAGGGCTCCAAGGCATTTTTCAAAGGTGCATGGTCGAATGTGCTCCGAGGAATGGGTGGTGCTTTTGTCTTAGTCCTGTATGACGAAATCAAGAAGTACACATAA